A part of Struthio camelus isolate bStrCam1 unplaced genomic scaffold, bStrCam1.hap1 HAP1_SCAFFOLD_154, whole genome shotgun sequence genomic DNA contains:
- the LOC138065021 gene encoding jouberin-like: MPPVESEAKAKTKVRFEEIFRSHAGLTNRKKSKKKKFQENIVLDTFRSNVDLAKASGNDEVIINNTYNPEEKSPRFTKNKLREKASIAEKINNDVVSGEENKQPKSNKKKKKSLLQEQFNEEEKFCEAKLESFEKKINDFPKKKTKSKSQTDVPHQEGDRKIKNSLTEARNVTELEEEEELIQAYQMHVAEDEANAIKKKIRMKLKEQMSEFTSTIQSHEVVLNSEVGKKKKKKKEMPVLCEAETSAMSLSELQHYPQYPAEDDNENQSLERLFTPEGQKLEEGMEKEKPKAKKVKRKTKKALEENTEVAAENVEEMNSSEISTQSKLGCDDDLVLGVYIHRADRLKTDLLVSHPMVKIHIVDQRTGLYVKKNHSKRKVASYYEQERIEHVLPIMTQPYDFRQFKSTLPEWEEQVIFNERFSYFIQNTEESPMIILFFEILDFLSMNEVRANSEVRVQECGFRKICWAFLKLVGANGVLNVDRKLRLQLYYPPPGPPRTRSHSNVVEIYEWWAKCPRNRYPSTLYVTVRGIKLPDHVDPSFRSMMAVQQEQGSTTFCDLQSEGCKKTGEPLPEEKKEQFKWTRLPGQVCRIPNKHLFSLRGGDMGCFCIRFSHDGKTLAAACAGRNGYPIILYEIPSGQYLREFYGHLNIVYDLCWSKDDQYLLTASSDGTVRMWKIENQATSAVRVFPHPSFVYTAKYHPTANSLVVTGCYDSVIRIWNAKVKDIHGQLLQELDGHKNFINTLCFDAEGLHMFSGDSSGLIIVWDTFIKGSSQHLFQQWSINKEIKENDIKGTPISHLEVHPNGRRLLIHAKDSTLRIMDLRILATKKYIGATNYREKIHSTLTPCGTFLFSGSEDGKAYVWNPETGDQVAIYSELSFTSPLRDVTFHPHEHMVSFCAFGQNQPILVYIYDYKVAQLEAEIVKDHSSSLTTVAPRGPQIFSSFSEIPVQQSSTMSPADQFVSVARASVRMRKVKQKLDSVTASSNLLLPAPSLLSPHSKLRLSGTLSTSLNPLYPFTTKS; encoded by the exons CTTGACACGTTTAGAAGTAATGTTGATCTAGCTAAAGCGAGTGGGAACGATGAAGTAATCATAAACAACACGTATAATCCTGAAGAAAAGAGTCCTCgatttacaaaaaataaactgAGAGAAAAAGCCTCAattgcagagaaaataaacaatgatGTTGTTAGTGGAGAGGAGAACAAGCAACCAAAgtctaacaagaagaaaaagaaatccctgtTACAAGAACAATTTAATGAGGAAGAAAAATTCTGTGAAGCTAAGTTGGAgagttttgaaaaaaagattaatgattttccaaagaaaaaaacaaaaagtaaatcacAAACAGATGTACCTCATCAAGAAGGTGATAGAAAGATAAAAAATTCCTTGACTGAAGCAAGAAATGTAACTGaattagaggaggaggaagagctaaTTCAAGCCTATCAGATGCACGTAGCTGAGGATGAggcaaatgcaattaaaaagaaaataagaatgaaacTTAAAGAACAGATGTCTGAATTTACCTCCACTATTCAAAGCCATGAAGTTGTATTGAACAGTGAAGtgggcaaaaagaagaaaaagaagaaagaaatgccaGTTTTATGTGAAGCTGAAACAAG TGCAATGTCCCTCTCAGAGCTGCAGCATTATCCGCAATATCCAGCAGAAGATGATAATGAAAATCAGTCACTGGAAAGACTGTTTACACCGGAAGGACAGAAACTGGAGGAAGGCATGGAAAAAGAGAAACCTAAAGCAAAGAAggttaaaaggaaaactaaaaaag CTctagaagaaaacacagaagttgCTGCAGAAAATGTAGAGGAAATGAACAGTTCAGAAATTTCAACTCAGTCTAAATTGGGTTGTGATGATGATCTTGTGTTGGGAGTTTATATCCATCGAGCTGATCGACTCAAAACTGATCTCCTCGTGTCTCATCCTATGGTTAAAATCCATATCGTTGATCAGAGAACTGGCCTATACGTCAAGAAGAATCATAG CAAGAGGAAAGTTGCATCTTACTACGAACAAGAACGAATAGAGCACGTTCTTCCTATTATGACGCAACCATATGATTTCAGACAGTTTAAATCAACACTTCCGGAGTGGGAGGAGCAAGTCATATTTAATGAGCGTTTtagttattttattcaaaatactgaagaaagtCCTATGATAATTCTCTTCTTTGAG ATCCTTGATTTTCTAAGTATGAATGAAGTAAGAGCCAACTCTGAAGTACGAGTTCAGGAATGTGGTTTCCGAAAAATCTGTTGGGCATTTCTAAAG CTTGTAGGTGCGAATGGAGTTCTAAATGTTGACAGAAAACTGCGTCTACAATTGTATTACCCGCCTCCAGGACCTCCAAGGACCAGGTCACATTCGAATGTTGTTGAGATTTATGAGTGGTGGGCAAAATGTCCTAGAAACCGTTACCCATCAACTTTGTATGTAACTGTAAGAGGCATAAAACTGCCAGATCAT GTTGATCCTTCTTTCCGTTCTATGATGGCTGTTCAGCAGGAACAAGGTAGTACAACATTCTGTGATCTTCAGAGTGAAGGCTGTAAAAAAACAGGTGAACCTCTtccagaggagaagaaagagcaatTTAAATGGACGAGATTGCCTGGACAG GTTTGTCGCATACCAAACAAGCATCTGTTTTCACTGCGAGGAGGAGATATGGGCTGTTTCTGTATTCGTTTCTCTCATGATGGGAAAACATTGGCAGCAGCATGTGCAGGAAGGAATGGCTATCCCATTATTT TGTATGAAATTCCTTCTGGACAGTACCTAAGAGAATTTTATGGTCATCTTAACATAGTGTATGATCTTTGTTGGTCAAAAGATGATCAATACCTTCTTACTGCATCTTCTGATGGCACTGTCAG aaTGTGGAAAATTGAAAACCAGGCTACATCTGCTGTGAGAGTTTTCCCTCATCCTTCATTTGTTTATACTGCAAAGTACCACCCAACTGCAAACTCTTTGGTTGTGACAGGATGTTATGACTCTGTGATTAGAATTTGGAATGCAAAAGTGAAAGACATCCATGGGCAACTGCTACAGGAGCTTGATGGTCACAAAAATTTCATCAACACACTTTGTTTTGATGCAGAAG GGCTCCACATGTTCTCAGGAGATAGTTCGGGACTGATTATCGTTTGGGATACATTTATCAAAGGAAGTTCTCAACATCTGTTCCAACAGTGGAGCATTAATAAG gaaataaaagaaaatgatattaaagGAACTCCAATAAGTCATTTGGAGGTACATCCAAATGGAAGACGTTTATTAATCCATGCCAAAGACAGTACTCTGAGAATTATGGATCTCAGAAT CTTGGCTACAAAGAAATATATAGGTGCTACAAATTACAGAGAAAAGATCCACAGCACCTTAACGCCATGTGGCACGTTCCTTTTTTCGGGAAGTGAAGATGGAAAGGCATATGTTTGGAATCCAGAAACAG GTGATCAGGTGGCCATATATTCTGAACTCTCCTTCACATCTCCGCTTCGTGATGTTACCTTTCATCCACATGAACACATGGTGTCATTTTGTGCCTTTGGTCAGAACCAGCCAATACTTGTATACATTTATGATTATAAAG TTGCACAACTGGAAGCTGAAATTGTAAAAGATCACAGTTCATCACTTACCACAGTTGCACCAAGAGGACCACAAATTTTTAGCAGTTTTTCTGAAATTCCTGTGCAACAAAGTTCAACAATGTCTCCAGCAGATCAGTTTGTCAGTGTTGCAAGAGCATCAGTGAGAATGCGGAAGGTGAAACAAAAACTTGATTCTGTTACA